The Aggregicoccus sp. 17bor-14 genome has a window encoding:
- the recD gene encoding exodeoxyribonuclease V subunit alpha — protein sequence MRQDKWLVPTGTAAREVVRVNPALGRRNTVLPAFPSFLLEGASQWEDGPEMLHLAWELARCAPEATAEESKALVMLAFAALVSVREGSTRMPVRGEAGRAFLGAVLERLGAHPKKDLEAVLALVETLPEGVRTVLGGPERPLVLDGQWLSLQKLRHSEDQLVGALRARMTLPPVLAEGEAKARLAEVLERPPLAGGKPLKLSEEQQRAVATAMCRPLTLITGGPGTGKTSIVVSLLRTLVRLGVAPETIALAAPTGKAAMRMDESVRAALGSVSEPSAEDTRLLEARPPARTLHRLLGYSPSTDRFLHHALNPLAEDVVIVDESSMVDLFLMDRLVRSLKPGARLVLLGDADQLPSVDAGAVFRDLVPDEAPPSKPAPAKSPTKARKEQLPLPLGEGWGEGAGFPTVPPSDPRAASAVRLTQSYRMDPSDPAGRNILTVARAVKAGQPVQLGGEGDARAALRTRARDLALSGMEVLECEPGGTEFQSLLDRWDTDVLRGGGDLDSLVRREYRFGLEGCVSEDAADLERLFRRFESARLLCLTRSPNDPSGTGAINAYFHRRALRLATGLQRQAPEFLPGEPLLVEANDYDRKLFNGDQGLVVRGVDLAGDRQQHFMAAFRSGDGFVAFHLDGLRGRIQHAYAMTVHKSQGSEFDRVALVLPSRDLPLLTRELLYTGMTRARRSVVVVGASALLQTGVQRGLSRWSGVAERIRGA from the coding sequence ATGAGGCAGGACAAGTGGCTGGTGCCCACGGGCACCGCTGCCCGCGAGGTGGTGCGCGTGAACCCGGCGCTGGGGCGCCGCAACACCGTGCTGCCCGCGTTCCCCTCGTTCCTCCTGGAGGGTGCCTCCCAGTGGGAGGACGGGCCGGAGATGCTCCACCTCGCGTGGGAACTCGCCCGGTGCGCGCCGGAGGCCACGGCGGAGGAGTCCAAGGCCCTCGTGATGCTCGCCTTTGCGGCGCTGGTGAGCGTGCGCGAGGGCAGCACCCGCATGCCCGTGCGCGGGGAGGCGGGGAGGGCGTTCCTCGGGGCCGTGCTGGAGCGGCTCGGGGCGCATCCGAAGAAGGACCTGGAGGCGGTGCTCGCGCTCGTGGAGACGCTGCCCGAGGGTGTGCGCACGGTGCTCGGAGGGCCCGAGCGGCCGCTGGTGCTGGATGGACAGTGGCTCAGCCTGCAGAAGCTGCGGCACTCGGAGGACCAGCTGGTGGGGGCGCTGCGGGCGCGGATGACGCTGCCGCCGGTGCTCGCGGAAGGGGAGGCGAAGGCCCGGCTCGCGGAGGTGCTCGAGCGGCCGCCGCTCGCCGGGGGCAAGCCCCTGAAGCTCTCCGAGGAGCAGCAGCGCGCCGTCGCTACCGCCATGTGCCGTCCCCTCACGCTCATCACCGGTGGGCCGGGAACGGGCAAGACGTCCATCGTGGTGTCGCTCTTGCGCACGCTGGTGCGCCTCGGCGTGGCGCCGGAGACGATTGCCCTCGCCGCGCCCACGGGGAAGGCGGCGATGCGCATGGACGAGTCCGTGCGCGCGGCGCTGGGGTCGGTGTCGGAGCCCTCGGCCGAGGACACGCGGCTGCTCGAGGCACGGCCTCCCGCGCGCACGCTGCATCGGCTCCTGGGGTACTCGCCCTCCACCGACCGCTTCCTCCATCACGCGCTCAACCCCCTCGCCGAGGACGTGGTCATCGTGGACGAGAGCTCCATGGTGGACCTGTTCCTCATGGACCGGCTGGTGCGCTCGCTCAAGCCTGGGGCGCGGCTCGTGCTCCTGGGGGACGCAGACCAGCTCCCCTCCGTGGACGCGGGTGCTGTCTTCCGAGACCTCGTCCCGGATGAAGCCCCTCCGTCGAAGCCCGCCCCAGCCAAATCCCCCACGAAGGCGCGCAAGGAGCAGCTCCCTCTCCCCCTGGGAGAGGGTTGGGGTGAGGGTGCGGGGTTCCCCACCGTGCCCCCGTCCGACCCACGCGCCGCCTCCGCCGTGCGCCTCACGCAGAGCTACCGCATGGACCCGTCGGACCCCGCGGGCCGCAACATCCTCACCGTGGCGCGCGCGGTAAAGGCGGGTCAGCCCGTGCAGCTCGGCGGGGAAGGGGACGCGCGCGCCGCCCTGCGCACCCGTGCGCGTGACCTCGCCCTCTCCGGCATGGAGGTCCTCGAGTGCGAGCCCGGGGGCACCGAGTTCCAGTCCCTCCTCGACCGCTGGGACACGGATGTCCTGCGCGGAGGCGGAGACCTCGACTCCCTTGTCCGTCGCGAGTACCGCTTCGGCCTCGAGGGCTGCGTGTCCGAGGACGCAGCGGACCTCGAGCGCCTCTTCCGCCGCTTCGAGTCCGCGCGTCTGCTCTGCCTCACGCGCAGCCCGAACGACCCTTCGGGCACGGGCGCCATCAACGCCTACTTCCACCGGCGCGCGCTGCGCCTCGCCACGGGCCTGCAGCGCCAGGCGCCCGAGTTCCTCCCGGGCGAGCCGCTGCTCGTCGAAGCCAACGACTACGACCGCAAGCTCTTCAACGGCGACCAGGGGCTCGTGGTGCGCGGCGTGGACCTCGCGGGGGACCGGCAGCAGCACTTCATGGCGGCTTTCCGCTCGGGCGACGGCTTCGTGGCCTTCCACCTCGACGGCCTGCGCGGCCGCATCCAGCACGCGTACGCGATGACCGTGCACAAGTCGCAGGGCTCGGAGTTCGACCGGGTGGCGCTGGTGCTCCCGTCGCGCGACCTCCCGCTGCTCACCCGCGAGCTGCTCTACACGGGCATGACGCGCGCGCGGCGCTCGGTGGTCGTGGTGGGCGCCAGCGCGCTCCTGCAGACCGGCGTGCAGCGGGGCCTGAGCCGCTGGTCAGGGGTGGCGGAGAGAATTCGCGGGGCATAG
- a CDS encoding SWIM zinc finger family protein has translation MGFYGGYYGGFPPYVPVAQRREQAAKKLAALRRKGLVVEPVTLEGRTIAREVWGKSWCAHLESYADFYSRLERGRTYVRNGSVVHLCVKPGKVDALVSGSEVYTVKATVKPLPPARWKALCTGCAGQVASVVELLSGRLPAALLERLCDRKKGLFPSPDEIDFDCSCPDWAGMCKHVAAVLYGVGARLDRSPELLFTLRQVDSSALVSRAAKGLAKKGKAPRAKLAAQGKALEGLFGIELAPGPEAAPKRTGARKKAVRRAAPQPRSAQRLSRSR, from the coding sequence ATGGGCTTCTACGGCGGATACTACGGCGGCTTTCCCCCCTACGTCCCGGTGGCGCAGCGGCGCGAGCAGGCGGCGAAGAAGCTCGCGGCGCTGCGCAGGAAGGGGCTCGTGGTGGAGCCGGTGACGCTCGAGGGGCGCACCATCGCCCGCGAGGTGTGGGGCAAGAGCTGGTGCGCGCACCTCGAGTCGTACGCAGACTTCTACAGCCGCCTCGAGCGCGGCCGCACCTACGTGCGCAACGGCTCGGTGGTGCACCTGTGCGTGAAGCCCGGCAAGGTGGACGCGCTGGTCAGCGGGTCCGAGGTGTACACGGTCAAGGCCACCGTGAAGCCGCTTCCCCCGGCGCGCTGGAAGGCGCTGTGCACCGGGTGCGCGGGACAGGTGGCCTCCGTGGTGGAGCTGCTCTCGGGGAGGCTCCCCGCGGCGCTCCTGGAGCGCCTGTGCGACCGCAAGAAGGGGCTCTTTCCCAGCCCTGACGAGATCGACTTCGACTGCTCGTGCCCGGACTGGGCGGGGATGTGCAAGCACGTGGCGGCGGTGCTCTACGGCGTGGGCGCGCGACTGGACCGCTCTCCCGAGCTGCTCTTCACCCTGCGCCAGGTGGACTCCAGCGCGCTCGTCTCGCGCGCGGCGAAGGGGCTCGCGAAGAAGGGAAAGGCCCCCCGCGCGAAGCTCGCGGCTCAGGGCAAGGCGCTGGAGGGGCTGTTCGGCATCGAGTTGGCGCCGGGGCCTGAAGCCGCACCGAAGCGCACGGGCGCGCGGAAGAAGGCAGTCCGGCGTGCCGCGCCCCAACCGAGGTCAGCGCAGCGCTTATCGCGCAGCAGGTGA
- a CDS encoding Uma2 family endonuclease — translation MRKPPKPATYADLEALPVHQVGEIVDGELYVSPRPASRHAIAASALGGELFGPFHRGRNGPGGWWLLDEPELHLGPDVLVPDLAGWRRERMPRVPEVTFFTLAPDWICEVLSPSTAKVDLVRKLPKYAQAGVRHAWIVDPVIRALEVFRLEQGHWLLLSAYAGDERVRAAPFEAIELELEALWLPGPEQG, via the coding sequence ATGCGAAAGCCACCGAAGCCAGCGACCTACGCGGATCTCGAGGCGCTTCCCGTACATCAGGTGGGCGAGATCGTGGACGGCGAGCTTTATGTCTCGCCGCGCCCTGCGTCTCGCCATGCGATCGCGGCTTCCGCACTGGGGGGCGAGCTGTTCGGGCCCTTCCATCGTGGACGCAACGGCCCGGGGGGATGGTGGCTGCTCGACGAGCCGGAGCTGCATCTGGGCCCGGATGTCCTCGTTCCAGATCTCGCAGGCTGGAGGCGCGAGCGCATGCCACGCGTCCCCGAGGTAACGTTCTTCACGCTCGCTCCGGACTGGATCTGCGAGGTCCTGTCTCCTTCGACGGCGAAGGTCGACCTGGTCCGGAAGCTTCCGAAGTACGCGCAGGCTGGCGTGCGTCACGCCTGGATTGTCGATCCCGTGATCAGGGCACTCGAGGTCTTCCGCTTGGAGCAGGGCCATTGGCTCCTGCTGTCCGCCTACGCCGGGGACGAGCGTGTTCGCGCAGCGCCCTTCGAGGCGATCGAGCTCGAGCTGGAGGCCCTGTGGCTCCCCGGGCCGGAGCAGGGGTAG
- a CDS encoding exodeoxyribonuclease V subunit beta yields the protein MGTPRYEKPAILAQIPRDRPCVIEASAGTGKTFTLEHLVVDLILETDTRIEEVLVVTFTERATAELRRRVREKLEELLSHSGEAEGVPDAQCWTLGPEQRRRIQAALTSVDAATISTIHGFCQRVLSEQAFHNGRLFGEKQVDARSAFSAAFLDVLRTRFAREPELKEMVRLWLESGESIESLEALLHRCSVERGALRPRFEAAAFLAALHACPLSPDVLPLFAKELKDGKVHAATSKKLQAVLAELTGWYEGVRGRQGAVPLLFALEAALGAHEKYLKEKLAGLDGVYARRVLAWVKELSAQACSPRAALVHAMLPSVQERLVQRKRELGLFDFDDMLTLVRDSLRGPRGDALAAVLRGRYRYALVDEFQDTDEVQWEVFRRLFHESAGKSVLYLIGDPKQAIYSFRGADVQTYLEACQTIVDSGGSVVRLDRNFRSTEAVISAVNRILDQGARPPFFEGVIQYPHPVSCGRTDFVSVGPDGGPAAPVHLWHFVDEGKLSADGVRGALGQKMAEEIRALLDPVTPALKLRDSKGERAVKASDIFVLTRTEKEGRDLAQWLRAAGIPVAFFKQDGLFQSDEAQDIRELLQAIADPDDRSARLRAWGGPFFGLSLEELARTRELPPSHPLLFRLAAWKALADARDYERLFSRILEDSGVVRRELFLGASERRLTNYLHLFELLLEEVGRSRCALPELVRTLQAYIEERRSPPNESGNVQRLEGERDAVQFMTMHKSKGLEAPIVFLGGGFTASPTGDVVVFHQDGKRVAWIGKPDGELSPLVDAERRADDERLLYVALTRAAARLYLPYFAELSEAERESLGEKPEAPLSGAFAHLKGGYGVLNARLQAMMGAGEAGLEQGFVRTYVPCGALAPVSTPEEALARWQPPPELLEEPPVDTRVGELRRRHAGFIVTSYSRMSAASKGGVTSDEELDELKADREAAWPVLSPDELPGGVATGLFLHEVLEKLLVPSIRDAVSEDAWAAGVKGLLERAAQCHGIEERFLPHGQRLVWNAMRTPLELTGGQRLDGIAGAARILREVEFLYPIPEASHPRLGGSALPGARYGIERGCVRGFIDLVFEHEGRVYFADWKSDLLPRYDAASVSEHVRAHYAIQEQLYTLAVVRMLGIANEAQYEARFGGSLYCFLRGMGTDVGAGVYLARASWQQVCAWEEALLHNQDWGLPLAG from the coding sequence ATGGGCACCCCGCGCTACGAGAAGCCGGCCATCCTGGCCCAGATTCCCCGCGACCGGCCCTGCGTCATCGAGGCCTCCGCCGGCACCGGGAAGACCTTCACCCTCGAGCACCTCGTCGTCGACCTCATCCTCGAGACCGACACGCGCATCGAGGAGGTGCTCGTCGTCACCTTCACCGAGCGCGCCACCGCCGAGCTGCGCCGCCGCGTGCGCGAGAAGCTCGAGGAGCTCCTGAGTCACAGTGGTGAAGCCGAGGGCGTCCCGGACGCGCAGTGCTGGACCCTCGGGCCCGAGCAGCGCCGGCGCATCCAGGCGGCCCTCACCTCCGTGGACGCCGCCACCATCTCCACCATCCACGGCTTCTGCCAGCGCGTCCTCTCCGAGCAGGCCTTCCACAACGGCCGGCTCTTCGGGGAGAAGCAGGTGGATGCGCGTTCTGCGTTCAGCGCCGCGTTCCTCGACGTCCTGCGCACCCGCTTCGCCCGCGAGCCCGAGCTCAAGGAGATGGTGCGGCTGTGGCTGGAGTCCGGGGAGAGCATCGAGTCGCTGGAAGCGCTGCTGCACCGCTGCTCCGTGGAGCGCGGGGCGCTGCGGCCGCGCTTCGAGGCGGCTGCGTTCCTCGCCGCGCTGCATGCGTGTCCGCTCTCGCCCGACGTGCTGCCCCTGTTCGCCAAGGAGCTGAAGGACGGGAAAGTGCACGCGGCCACGAGCAAGAAGCTGCAGGCGGTGCTCGCGGAGCTCACCGGCTGGTACGAGGGCGTGCGCGGGCGCCAGGGCGCCGTGCCGCTGCTCTTCGCGCTGGAGGCGGCGCTCGGGGCCCACGAGAAGTACCTGAAGGAGAAGCTCGCGGGGCTGGACGGCGTCTATGCGCGCCGGGTGCTCGCGTGGGTAAAGGAGCTCTCGGCGCAGGCGTGCAGCCCTCGCGCGGCGCTGGTGCACGCGATGCTGCCGTCCGTGCAGGAGCGGCTCGTGCAGCGCAAGCGCGAGCTCGGCCTCTTCGACTTCGACGACATGCTGACGCTCGTGCGCGACAGCCTGCGGGGCCCGCGGGGTGATGCGCTCGCGGCGGTTCTGCGCGGGCGCTACCGCTACGCGCTCGTGGACGAGTTCCAGGACACCGACGAGGTCCAGTGGGAGGTGTTCCGCCGCCTCTTCCACGAGAGCGCCGGCAAGAGCGTGCTGTACCTCATCGGCGACCCGAAGCAGGCCATCTACAGCTTCCGCGGCGCGGACGTGCAGACGTACCTGGAGGCCTGTCAGACCATCGTGGACTCGGGCGGCAGCGTGGTGAGGCTCGATCGCAACTTCCGCTCCACCGAGGCCGTCATCTCGGCCGTCAACCGCATCCTCGACCAAGGCGCGCGCCCGCCCTTCTTCGAGGGCGTCATCCAGTACCCGCACCCCGTGAGCTGCGGGCGCACCGACTTCGTCTCCGTGGGGCCGGACGGCGGGCCTGCCGCGCCCGTGCACCTCTGGCACTTCGTGGACGAGGGGAAGCTCTCGGCGGACGGTGTCCGCGGGGCCCTGGGCCAGAAGATGGCCGAGGAGATCCGCGCGCTCCTGGACCCCGTGACGCCTGCGCTGAAGCTGCGGGACTCGAAGGGTGAGCGCGCGGTGAAGGCGAGCGATATCTTCGTGCTCACCCGCACGGAGAAGGAGGGGAGGGACCTCGCTCAGTGGCTGCGGGCCGCGGGCATCCCCGTCGCCTTCTTCAAGCAGGATGGCCTGTTCCAGTCCGATGAGGCCCAGGACATCCGCGAGCTGCTGCAGGCCATCGCCGACCCGGATGACCGCTCCGCGCGGCTGCGGGCCTGGGGCGGGCCGTTCTTCGGCTTGAGTCTCGAGGAGCTCGCCCGCACGCGGGAACTGCCGCCTTCGCATCCGCTCTTGTTCCGGCTCGCCGCGTGGAAGGCGCTCGCCGATGCGCGCGACTACGAGCGGCTCTTCTCGCGCATCCTCGAGGACAGCGGCGTCGTGCGCCGGGAGCTGTTCCTCGGGGCCAGCGAGCGCAGGCTCACCAACTACCTGCACCTCTTCGAGCTGCTCCTCGAGGAGGTGGGGCGCTCGCGCTGCGCGCTGCCCGAGCTCGTGCGCACGCTGCAGGCGTACATCGAGGAGCGGCGCAGTCCTCCGAACGAGAGCGGCAACGTGCAGCGCCTCGAGGGCGAGCGCGACGCGGTGCAGTTCATGACGATGCACAAGAGCAAGGGGCTCGAGGCCCCCATCGTCTTCCTCGGGGGCGGCTTCACTGCGTCCCCCACGGGCGATGTCGTCGTGTTCCACCAGGACGGCAAGCGCGTCGCGTGGATTGGGAAGCCGGATGGGGAGCTCTCGCCCCTCGTGGACGCGGAGCGCCGGGCGGATGACGAGCGGCTGCTCTACGTGGCCCTCACGCGTGCGGCCGCGCGGCTGTACCTGCCGTACTTCGCGGAGCTGAGTGAGGCGGAGCGCGAGTCGCTCGGGGAGAAGCCCGAGGCGCCGCTCTCCGGGGCCTTCGCTCACCTCAAGGGCGGCTACGGCGTCCTCAACGCCCGCCTGCAGGCGATGATGGGTGCGGGGGAGGCGGGTCTCGAGCAGGGCTTCGTGCGTACCTACGTGCCCTGTGGGGCCCTTGCGCCCGTGTCCACGCCCGAGGAGGCGCTCGCGCGGTGGCAGCCTCCGCCCGAGCTGCTCGAGGAGCCGCCCGTGGACACGCGCGTCGGTGAGCTGCGCCGGCGGCACGCGGGCTTCATCGTGACGTCGTACTCGCGGATGAGCGCGGCCTCGAAGGGCGGTGTCACGAGCGACGAGGAGCTGGACGAGCTCAAGGCGGACCGCGAGGCGGCCTGGCCCGTGCTCTCCCCGGACGAGCTGCCCGGCGGCGTGGCTACGGGTCTGTTCCTCCACGAGGTGCTGGAGAAGCTGCTCGTTCCGTCCATTCGCGATGCCGTGTCCGAAGACGCGTGGGCCGCGGGCGTGAAGGGGCTGCTCGAGCGCGCGGCGCAGTGCCATGGCATCGAGGAGCGCTTTCTTCCGCACGGACAGCGGCTCGTGTGGAACGCGATGCGCACGCCGCTCGAGCTGACGGGTGGCCAGCGGCTGGACGGGATTGCGGGGGCCGCCCGCATCCTGCGCGAGGTGGAGTTCCTCTATCCGATTCCGGAGGCCTCGCACCCGCGGCTCGGTGGGAGTGCGCTCCCGGGCGCCCGCTACGGCATCGAGCGCGGGTGCGTGCGCGGCTTCATCGACCTCGTCTTCGAGCACGAGGGGCGCGTGTACTTCGCCGACTGGAAGAGCGACCTGCTGCCGCGCTACGACGCCGCGAGTGTGAGTGAGCACGTGCGCGCGCACTACGCCATCCAGGAGCAGCTCTACACGCTCGCGGTGGTGCGCATGCTGGGTATCGCCAACGAGGCACAGTACGAGGCGCGCTTCGGCGGCAGCCTCTACTGCTTCCTGCGCGGGATGGGGACGGATGTCGGGGCGGGGGTGTACCTGGCACGCGCTTCGTGGCAACAGGTGTGCGCGTGGGAGGAAGCCCTCCTGCACAACCAGGACTGGGGCTTGCCGCTCGCAGGGTAG
- a CDS encoding exodeoxyribonuclease V subunit gamma codes for MLRLVYSSHTEQLLQALVQEVSAYRRTRGALEPVQLVLPNRNVEAYVRFGLAQESGIAANLEVHLLRRFVADLVSREEVRLVGAEELRTLVLGLLLDEERMARPEFGPVRAYLHAAGDSGDALDLRRFQLADQLSRLFEEYSFSRDAMLREWPRRVVLVDTPLAEAERWQRALWLELFGKGGVLERRGAGEGVRFTHPGALLETLRSEKLELPPRLFVFGISYVARVFQQVLGMLAQRTEVSVFTLNPCREFWEDVQSGRGARRLGAEALEREDPFSLSGEGDTPALRLWGRPGRENIRLLNELADCDFDEAFPEVPPAGSSLLRQLQGDILERAPVPVAPKGVEVDGSVQVLACPGNRREAEAVAEEIWALVGTQLPHPDPLPEGEGTLRKLRFNDIAVLVAGKDKEAYFSHLTAAFRACHDIPHNTVDLSFASVSRMAEGVGLLLAFPFGECTRPEVLRVLTHPAAVARFPGAQPEQWVEWCERLGVVHGADRTDHAQTYIDRDILNWDQGMRRLALGAFMTGARSENPSQLTLGLDTYFPEEHDRGSQTNAARLAMAVRSLIADARFARSAKLPLSAWARFLVALCEAYLAGPGEAEARELERCLSALRGLADTELGEQPVSYRIAYELAQKALSEVSGSRGQHLADGVVVATTRPMRAIPFKVVFLVGLGEGEFPAVDKRNPLDLRLAKPQAGDVSNRDQDRYTFLETLLCTRERLYLSYVSRDALTGEKLEPSPVVLELLQMLEQGYVGPGGRKRLVRTLPLHRHVGAERSRITSPEVHRESAAVALRRSLEAALGKGPLPELPALRRRLPPELRTRLDSLLGLCDGLPEGAAALPSREGPLRLSLSALRRFLECPLQGYAGFLLGLEDVEEGDVREREDEAFETASLDALVGLRSVFLEVVRGAPQRSGLKFEAAYGELAEGLARAARAPTGVFGQVERLGHLQLLKTWGDQLATSAARAARIGSHRFGGAQEGERVEHLHPPVGLELTLGSERVKVELTGRIEAVTDAPAGSLILQRRNVSTGWSESVKRQKAALRGYLDHLVLAAAGVQGGEDFRAQVLVAGNKPTAFGVGFKGLSQEAARAQLTVLATELLSGVHDYLLPCEAVFLAQGEHAKGRSLEECIAEVVGDERGSHSSRYGPIRRFDLYPPPKDAEGLVARRFGHFFAQLVPESEA; via the coding sequence ATGCTCCGCCTCGTCTACTCGAGCCACACCGAGCAGCTCCTCCAAGCACTCGTGCAGGAGGTCTCTGCGTACAGGCGCACGCGCGGGGCCCTGGAGCCGGTGCAGCTGGTGCTGCCCAATCGAAATGTCGAGGCGTACGTGCGCTTCGGGCTCGCGCAGGAGTCCGGGATTGCGGCCAATCTCGAGGTGCACCTGCTGCGCCGCTTCGTCGCGGATCTCGTCTCCCGCGAGGAGGTGCGGCTCGTGGGGGCGGAGGAGCTGCGGACGCTCGTGCTCGGGTTGTTGCTCGACGAGGAGCGGATGGCGCGGCCGGAGTTCGGGCCCGTGCGCGCGTACCTGCATGCGGCCGGGGACAGTGGGGATGCGCTGGACCTGCGGCGCTTCCAGCTCGCGGACCAGCTCTCGCGGCTCTTCGAGGAGTACAGCTTCTCCCGCGACGCGATGCTGAGGGAGTGGCCGCGGCGAGTGGTGCTCGTGGACACGCCGCTCGCGGAGGCCGAGCGGTGGCAGCGGGCGCTGTGGCTCGAGCTCTTCGGGAAGGGTGGGGTGCTCGAGCGACGCGGGGCGGGAGAGGGCGTGCGCTTCACGCATCCGGGGGCGCTCCTGGAGACCTTGCGCAGCGAGAAGCTCGAGCTTCCTCCGCGCCTCTTCGTCTTCGGCATCTCGTACGTGGCGCGGGTGTTCCAGCAGGTCCTCGGGATGCTCGCGCAGCGGACCGAGGTGAGTGTGTTCACCCTGAACCCCTGCCGCGAGTTCTGGGAGGACGTGCAGTCGGGGCGGGGGGCTCGGCGGTTGGGAGCGGAGGCTCTGGAGAGGGAGGATCCGTTCTCCCTGAGTGGGGAGGGGGATACGCCCGCCCTGCGGCTCTGGGGACGGCCGGGGCGCGAGAACATCCGGCTCCTCAACGAGCTCGCGGACTGTGACTTCGATGAGGCGTTTCCGGAGGTGCCTCCTGCGGGGAGCTCGCTGCTGCGGCAGCTGCAGGGGGACATCCTGGAGCGGGCTCCGGTGCCGGTGGCTCCCAAGGGCGTGGAGGTCGATGGGAGCGTGCAGGTGCTCGCGTGTCCGGGGAATCGGCGCGAGGCGGAGGCGGTGGCGGAGGAGATTTGGGCACTGGTGGGAACCCAGCTCCCTCACCCTGACCCTCTCCCAGAGGGAGAGGGGACACTCCGCAAGCTGCGGTTCAACGACATTGCGGTGCTCGTCGCGGGGAAGGACAAGGAGGCGTACTTCTCCCACCTCACCGCGGCGTTCCGGGCTTGCCACGACATCCCGCACAACACCGTGGATCTGTCCTTCGCATCCGTCAGTCGGATGGCCGAAGGGGTGGGGCTTCTGCTCGCGTTCCCCTTCGGCGAGTGCACGCGTCCGGAAGTGTTGCGGGTGCTCACGCATCCCGCGGCCGTCGCGCGCTTTCCCGGTGCACAGCCGGAGCAGTGGGTGGAGTGGTGCGAGCGCCTCGGCGTCGTGCACGGCGCGGACCGCACCGACCACGCGCAGACGTACATCGACCGCGACATCCTCAACTGGGACCAGGGGATGCGCCGGCTCGCGCTCGGTGCGTTCATGACCGGCGCCCGGAGTGAGAATCCGAGCCAGCTCACGCTCGGCCTGGACACCTACTTCCCCGAGGAGCACGACCGGGGGAGCCAGACCAACGCCGCGCGCCTCGCCATGGCCGTGCGCTCGCTCATCGCCGACGCGCGCTTCGCCAGGTCCGCGAAGCTGCCGCTCTCCGCCTGGGCCCGCTTCCTCGTGGCCCTCTGTGAGGCCTACCTCGCCGGGCCCGGGGAGGCGGAGGCCCGCGAGCTCGAGCGCTGTCTCTCCGCGCTCCGGGGCCTCGCGGACACGGAGCTCGGCGAGCAGCCGGTCTCCTACCGCATCGCGTACGAGCTCGCGCAGAAGGCGCTCTCCGAGGTCTCCGGCTCGCGCGGCCAGCACCTCGCCGACGGCGTCGTCGTCGCCACCACGCGCCCCATGCGCGCCATCCCCTTCAAGGTGGTGTTCCTCGTGGGCCTCGGCGAGGGCGAGTTCCCCGCGGTGGACAAGCGCAACCCCCTGGACCTGCGTCTCGCCAAACCCCAGGCGGGCGACGTGAGCAACCGCGACCAGGACCGCTACACCTTCCTCGAGACGCTCCTGTGCACCCGCGAGCGCCTCTACCTCTCCTACGTCTCGCGCGACGCGCTCACCGGCGAGAAGCTCGAGCCCTCCCCCGTCGTCCTCGAGCTGCTGCAGATGCTCGAGCAGGGCTACGTGGGCCCCGGCGGGCGCAAGCGGCTCGTGCGCACGCTGCCCCTGCACCGGCACGTGGGCGCCGAGCGCTCGCGCATCACCTCTCCCGAGGTGCACCGCGAGAGCGCCGCCGTCGCGCTGCGACGGAGCCTCGAGGCCGCGCTGGGCAAGGGGCCGCTCCCGGAGCTCCCCGCCCTGCGCCGGCGCCTGCCGCCCGAGCTGCGCACGCGGCTGGACTCGCTGCTCGGCCTCTGTGACGGGCTGCCCGAGGGCGCGGCCGCGCTGCCGTCCCGCGAGGGCCCCCTGCGCCTGTCGCTGTCCGCGCTGCGCCGCTTCCTCGAGTGCCCGCTGCAGGGCTACGCGGGCTTCCTCCTCGGCCTCGAGGACGTGGAGGAGGGGGACGTGCGCGAGCGCGAGGACGAGGCCTTCGAGACGGCCTCCCTCGATGCCCTCGTGGGGCTGCGCTCCGTGTTCCTCGAGGTGGTCCGCGGGGCTCCCCAGCGCTCGGGGCTGAAGTTCGAGGCCGCGTACGGCGAGCTCGCCGAGGGGCTCGCCCGCGCCGCCCGCGCCCCCACCGGCGTGTTCGGCCAGGTGGAGCGGCTCGGGCACCTGCAGCTCCTGAAGACCTGGGGAGACCAGCTCGCGACCTCCGCCGCCCGCGCCGCGCGCATCGGGAGCCACCGCTTCGGCGGCGCGCAGGAGGGCGAGCGCGTGGAGCACCTGCATCCGCCCGTGGGCCTCGAGCTCACCCTGGGCTCCGAGCGCGTGAAGGTGGAGCTCACCGGCCGCATCGAGGCCGTGACGGACGCGCCCGCGGGCTCGCTCATCCTCCAGCGGCGCAACGTGTCCACGGGGTGGAGCGAGTCAGTGAAGCGGCAGAAGGCGGCCCTGCGCGGGTACCTGGATCACCTCGTGCTCGCGGCCGCCGGGGTGCAGGGGGGCGAGGACTTCCGCGCCCAGGTGCTGGTGGCCGGCAACAAGCCCACGGCCTTTGGCGTCGGCTTCAAGGGGCTCTCCCAGGAGGCCGCGCGGGCGCAGCTCACGGTGCTCGCCACCGAGCTGCTCTCCGGCGTGCACGACTACCTGCTGCCGTGTGAGGCCGTGTTCCTCGCGCAGGGGGAGCACGCCAAGGGGCGCAGCCTCGAAGAGTGCATCGCGGAGGTGGTGGGGGACGAGCGCGGCTCGCACAGCTCGCGCTATGGCCCCATCCGCCGCTTCGACCTCTACCCGCCGCCGAAGGACGCAGAAGGCCTCGTCGCCCGCCGCTTCGGGCACTTCTTCGCGCAGCTCGTCCCCGAGAGCGAGGCCTAG